Proteins co-encoded in one Arachis stenosperma cultivar V10309 chromosome 7, arast.V10309.gnm1.PFL2, whole genome shotgun sequence genomic window:
- the LOC130940036 gene encoding uncharacterized protein LOC130940036 — protein sequence MDITTPNNINNRYHHFEQSHSHTSVGIKNDEVKNGLYMTIVALIATETYQAVITPPGGLWQDDSALHRAGKSIMGSHHPGEFVIFVIGNSICFYSSLLSMIYILLESSKNYAILASLYALSFTYGFNVAAIQPDAVRARWGKFISFFFFVLTILGPFLYSKLWSASSRTHQQSDQ from the coding sequence ATGGACATCACCACCcccaacaacatcaacaacaGATATCATCATTTTGAGCAATCACATTCACACACAAGTGTGGGGATAAAAAATGATGAAGTTAAAAATGGTCTGTACATGACCATAGTTGCATTAATAGCAACAGAAACCTATCAGGCTGTGATCACCCCACCAGGTGGACTATGGCAGGATGATAGTGCTCTGCATCGGGCAGGAAAATCTATAATGGGTTCCCACCATCCAGGAGAATTTGTTATCTTTGTTATTGGCAACAGCATCTGCTTTTATTCTAGCTTGTTGTCCATGATTTACATATTATTGGAGTCCTCCAAGAATTACGCAATACTGGCTTCCCTATATGCCTTGTCATTTACATATGGCTTTAACGTGGCTGCCATACAACCTGACGCCGTGAGAGCTAGATGGGGAAAATttatctccttcttcttctttgtatTGACCATTTTGGGACCTTTTCTTTATAGTAAGTTGTGGAGTGCAAGCAGCAGGACACACCAGCAATCTGACCAATAA